From Calonectris borealis chromosome 7, bCalBor7.hap1.2, whole genome shotgun sequence, one genomic window encodes:
- the C7H10orf143 gene encoding uncharacterized protein C10orf143 homolog, which yields MAALPLRGRRGALRGHELEPGEPERKRACKPLETIPNEADARLIDCAMELDSKQKISADCGPWATKTKQNSMIFENHGSRGTAQPCPRCIAGESGHFNHILGF from the exons ATGGCCGCCCTGCcgctgcgggggcggcggggggcgctgcGCGGGCACGAGCTGGAGCCGGGGGAGCCGGAGCGC AAGCGAGCATGCAAGCCATTAGAAACCATTCCAAATGAGGCTGATGCTCGCCTCATTGATTGTGCCATGGAGCTGGATTCTAAACAGAAAATCTCCGCTGACTGTGGTCCTTGGGCtacaaagacaaagcaaaactcAATG ATTTTTGAAAACCATGGAAGCAGAGGTACTGCCCAGCCTTGCCCAAGATGTATTGCTGGAGAATCT GGACATttcaatcatatcctgggcttcTAG